A window of Toxotes jaculatrix isolate fToxJac2 chromosome 11, fToxJac2.pri, whole genome shotgun sequence genomic DNA:
tgCTTGTCAGGACTCCAGTCCAGGCTGGCGATTGGCTGAGTGGACAGAGTGACGTTCTGTAAGAGGTTGACAGTGCCGGCTACGCCCACATCCACATCATTCGAGTCCTTCTTGCTTCTCTGAGCAGGATACtcactggaaatgacacagagacacaacaaaaatattttaccatttacagtaaatcagaaaaaaaattatttctatCAAGCTGCCATAACAATAAGTACTTACTGTATGTTATTTTGAAATGGGACAACACATTGTTGTTGCAAACAATGGATTACTTACTACTTCCACAGATGTAGGTTGCCTGCTCCCCCTGCAGTCATGAAGATGTCTCTGTTTTGAGGCAAGTGTCTCACCTGCCAGATGGTTGACTTATTAGCCTAATATAAAGAAGAGAGATCATTTACTTTCCAAAACAAAGGAATCAGGCAAAATGGCAAAATTCATTCCTAGCACCTTCAAGACATTgtaaacctgtgtggaaaacCTCTGAACCACTTTCATTTGATGAGGGTCAAATAATGTGGCCTTGTTGTTGCGTATTTTTGTCAAGATTGTTGTCCCATACACAGTTTTTATCCTTCCTTTGTTGACCTAACTTGTCTGTTTAAAGGTTGTCATTGgttaaaaagtttttatttgttattattataataacatataaaatgatgataaataatctaataaaaaaaaaacaatgtctcAGCCACATGTTAAAACTTGTCTGTAGAGTTACACTGATATCCAAAAATATCTGCTGGAACCGTATGATTCATGTTTGgacacatttattttctaactGTTGATCGCTCCGAAGAACTGGACAAACATTTAGAAAACTGAGGCCTCTGATCTCTCAGACCTAGCAAACACTTGGCGAGCTGGGCTGTGCACTAATGCCAGTTTAAGTGTGTTTTTCTAGCATTTTCCCAcacttctctctcctcactggCCCGGTGTCATTTTTGGCCAGTGTCACAAAGCCACAGGGAATGTTAGACAAACACAACCCCAAACACTTCCAGCTGTGAAAACGGTCAAAACGACGTGTGCCCCCATTTCCCTCTGTAccacacaaatgtaaaaataataataatgataataatcttttgacatttttccaTACGTATGAGCCAAACACCCGTCTGGCTCGCATCACCTGAGCCAATTACCTTTTCGGAAACAGAGGCGAAGCCCTTGGTGGGGTGCTGGGTCCTCATGTCAAAGACGTGGAATTTTCCCTCCAGTGAGGTGGCTACCAGCTTGTTCATGTTGATGTCTTTCCTGTCAAACTCCACACAGCATACCTGGACGTGATGCAAGAAAAAATAACAGTCACTCCCTGGGCATTTATCACATGGCATGGCTCCACCAACAGAGTGTGCTGAAATGGACATAATGACTCCTGGCAGCTTCATCTACATTCAAGAGGTGATGAATAAGCGAGGtgactataaaaataaaatcagtgcagTGCTTTGTGAGGGGACCGTGCACTGACCTCAGACAGTCTAAATGATGCTGGGAAATCATTTTCAGCTCTGTCTCCACATGTGtgcctgtttttgtctgttgcaTGATTCAAGTGCAGGTTGAGGTGCAAAAGAAATAATGTATGTTTGTACAGTTTATCCTAATGAAAACACCAGTTCTCAATATGAGGACTactctttgtgtttcagagctGAGATGGCTGAATCATGCTGTcagcttcagttcctgttttcctctgaaatgggtgtaattttctttctgtggTGCCACACTGGCTACATGACTAATGAAATCATCTTCCCCTGAAATATTTAATAACTTCACAAAAATCACATACAACAGGGACTCTCACACCACTTACTGGTAAATGTAACCTATAATTTACCATTTCAATACAGATGTTCATCTTACCCCATTTTTAATGTTGGTTTCCCACCGTACAGACATGTTCCGCAGGTCAAAGAGTTTGATGTCGCCGTTGTCATagccagcacaaacacagcGGTCCTGATCATTAAAGGCGTGACCTGGAATGTGAAGGTCAaagaaacatgaacacacaacgCTTTTCAAAGattatttgtaattttaaagTGATAATAGGTAAGTATATACATTAAACCTGATACACCAACTCTGAATAATTATATTTTGCTCACCAAATGCTACAGTCCAGCAGTCCCTCTTGGTTTCTCCTTCCATGGGTTCCATGTTGGCTACAGGTGAATCCTTCTGTCTGGGATCCCACACCTTTACTGTCCCTGtaacaacaaaaggaaaaatgacaACTTAGCTAACTTAAACATGAGATTGTTGGATTTTAAATGTTAACTGCAGAGTAGAGGGTGAATGTTTATTATTGTCTCTATGTCaatgctttaaaaatgttttaattgtaaaaaacatcaaaccatCTCTGCTTCCAGTGACTATCTCAGGTGCACCATCACCAATCCCCAGGCCACCAACACCATCGATACTGTTCACTATTTCTTTATGGGCCTTTACACTGTACACTGGGATGTCAGGTGCCTCCAGATTCCTGTGGACAACAGAAGTATCTGCACTGAATGAGCcagctgatttaaaaacaagGTCAGTGTGAACTCACTTTCAATTCAGCCAGACAGCAACTGTATTAAGAGGCCAGTTATAAAACTGTCCAAATGAGCTTTTGGAATTAGAACAGCTTAGAACCATTAGAACCATTTAATTTCATGCCATTACTGACAAAACACTTCAGTGGATGTGAATAAAATACCATATATTGAGATTTCCGTCAAAATCCCCAGTTGCTATGTGTCTTTGTTGAAGAGAGGTGGCCCCAAATGTCCCACATTTTATGGGCTTAGGTTTCTCCACCTAAAATATAACAGAAGCAAGGTTATGTTTAGCTCCAAGATGAGGACAATTCAGCAGGCAGTGAAAtagcaaagaagaaacactATATACCTATTTTTAGTTAAATCTTGAGCAGTGTGTTATTGGCAAATACCCTCAATTTAAAAACTACAGGTAAGTATAAGAATGAGAGAAATTAGAAATTTTTGTGAACGGTTATTTAACTGAAATTGCCCAAACATAATCAAACACTGACTCTTATGTCGCTGCACCTTTATGTCTGTTAAATGTCAAGCTTCCTACCTATAGCAGCATGTCTGCTTTAATTGTCAGAAAGCTGCAGCACTGAAAGAGATATCTTTCTTAAATGCAAGGATAGTTGTCCCTTAAACTGTTTGGACTCTGCTACTGACTTTGAGAGACAGGCTACTGAAGACCCTGCCAGTGATGGCTTTTAACTGACTCCACCACAGGCCTAAATCTGTGCCCCTGTATATTGTTAGCAACCTCTGGGATAGTCATTATACCGCTAATTAGTGCTTTATTCAGGACAGGTGCACCGGGAAAGTGAAAAAGGCAATAATACTCTAATACTCAGGGGGGTTCAAAAAGAGGTCACTGTACCCTTTTTGTTGTCTGTTACTATGGAGACAACAACCTAGCAAGACTTTTCTAGAAACCTTAGACAATTAAATAtttctgaggggaaaaaaagagagacagaggcaaacAATAGTAACATGTTACGGTGTGATCTACCTCCTTAATAAGCTGAGCCTCTCCGTGCTGCATTTCATATATCTGCATTACTCCGGTTCCTCTGGGAAAGTTCCCCAAGCAGACAAACTTCGCACTGCACGGAATCCATTTACTGTCAAAAACGGTGTAGTTCAAGCTCTTCTGAATGTGCGCAATAATCTGGGGCTTTGATAGAGGCGATGACATCTCTGCTGATTTGGAAATATCCTGTAAAACGGTTGAAAAACGCTTGAAAAGTGACCAGACTAACGTTCATCGGTGCAACTCTGCCAAAACATGAGACCCTCCAATGGCGGCTGCCCAAAGAGATGCCTGACAAAATATTTACATCTCAATTAAATGTTAACGCACATACACAGTGTATAGGGATATTTTATGGAATAAAACTAAATTCTGATAACATATTGAGATATCTTGGTTAATTATGCCACgattattcattattttcactCTACAGGCGTCAACGACGTGGCACTTTGGGTCCTTTCCGTCGCACGAGGACAGCTCTCACGCCGCCGTGGCCTCAGTGCGCTTTAATTATTTTACCctttaaactgatttaaaacacatttcgGGATGGACGCTGATAAAACGACAGTTTCTACCGCCGGTGCTGCCGCGGAGAGTAAAGATGACACAGATTCTTTCACAAAGGTAAAATCTAAAAAGACCCAGAAGCGAAAACGTGAACAAGATGGAGTGGACATGGACACAGACGAGCCTGTGGCAAACAAGCGGCCGCAGTTTCCACCGATTTCAGGCGACAAACTAAGGGTAATTACTTTGCGTGTTCATGAGCTCCGTGTGTTGTGTTAACTTTACCGAGTGTTTATTTAACGTTATTTGTCGTTGTCACGCGTTATGCCAGTAACGTAAACTAGTTTAGCTTTGTGACTAGTTTAGTCTTGTGAATAAAGTTACTGTAAGCAGCTCTGGGAGAGAAAACACTAATTGTTGGATACAGTTTTGAAGTTCTTATAACACTTAAATTGAATCATTTGAATTTTTGAGACTTACCCAGATCTGCCCAGAGCTCCCCAAAAGCCCCAGGTTTACCTCGTGTCATTTATGTCTGCATAATGTGATTAATCGCATATTTGTCAGAAATTTGCACCACAGAAGTAGCATCCTTTCTCCATCTTGTAGTTTTGGTCTTGTAGTTGGACTCTGTCAAAATCTATCTACTTTCATTGTTTACGTTTCCATTGTTTACGTTTGTTGTGAAGGGTTTTATCCAGTTGTTTCACAAAGATGTTGAGTTTTACTTTGATAGAAAACTagcagatgttttcatttacCAGAGATACCGCAGAATCAGCCAATCGGTTACCACATTTGTTGCCAATTCACTGTCAGGCCCCACACAGAGATTAATCTGACCATGGCAGTTCTCAGCAGCACCCTTATGTAATATCTGCAGTCACAAGGTGCTTTgcaaaataagttttaaaatgcagaacACCGTATAAGCGcataaaatattcataacaTAACCACCCAGCAGAACAAGGATTAGTGAGACCACCCACAACTTTAAAATTAACATTGCAGATTAATACATCAGCAGTTATATGCTGAAAAGTATGGCGCTAATACCTTTACACATTGTCTACAGAATGTGGACAACATGACGTTAACTACTTAGAGCTGGAACTGTTTAGTGCTGCAGAACCTGGTTTTGTAAATGCTGTTTCACAGTATGATTATGATTGCTTCCCATGTGTTTCAGGGACCAGATGAGATGCGCAAAATCCCTGTCCCGGCACACAGATACACCCCGCTGAAAGAAAACTGGCTGAAGATTTTCACCCCCATTGTAGAGAACCTACAGCTTCAAGTCAGATTCAACCTGAAAACCAGGAATGTTGAAATCAAAGTAAGTTTCCCCAGCACCAACATTTAAGCAATGTTGACACTACAATAATGTCcacctgctttgtttttcttctggtACCCACAATTGTGTCTATAGTTTTTGGAATATGCCTTTCTTCTTTCAGACATGCAAAGAAACACATGACATTGGCTCCCTCACGAAAGCAGCAGATTTTGTTAAAGCGTTTATTCTGGGATTCCAGGTTGAAGTAAGTACACTAATGGAAGGCTTTGTTGAGctgtgcatgttttcattttgcctAAAGCCTTTTTAAACCAGATTTCTCAGTCTGTTTTTGtacaaaatgtgaatttgttCGTCCAACGTAAAGTCTGGGGAGAGATTAGGATTAGGACTAGAT
This region includes:
- the dnaaf10 gene encoding WD repeat-containing protein 92, with product MSSPLSKPQIIAHIQKSLNYTVFDSKWIPCSAKFVCLGNFPRGTGVMQIYEMQHGEAQLIKEVEKPKPIKCGTFGATSLQQRHIATGDFDGNLNIWNLEAPDIPVYSVKAHKEIVNSIDGVGGLGIGDGAPEIVTGSRDGTVKVWDPRQKDSPVANMEPMEGETKRDCWTVAFGHAFNDQDRCVCAGYDNGDIKLFDLRNMSVRWETNIKNGVCCVEFDRKDINMNKLVATSLEGKFHVFDMRTQHPTKGFASVSEKANKSTIWQVRHLPQNRDIFMTAGGAGNLHLWKYEYPAQRSKKDSNDVDVGVAGTVNLLQNVTLSTQPIASLDWSPDKQGLCVCSGFDQSVRVLIVTKLNMV
- the pno1 gene encoding RNA-binding protein PNO1; this encodes MDADKTTVSTAGAAAESKDDTDSFTKVKSKKTQKRKREQDGVDMDTDEPVANKRPQFPPISGDKLRGPDEMRKIPVPAHRYTPLKENWLKIFTPIVENLQLQVRFNLKTRNVEIKTCKETHDIGSLTKAADFVKAFILGFQVEDALALIRLDELFLESFDVTDVKPLKGDHLSRAIGRVAGKGGKTKFTIENVTKTRIVLADTKVHILGSFQNIKMARTAICNLILGSPPSKVYGNIRVVASRAAERF